Within the Agromyces atrinae genome, the region GGGCCCGCGACTTCCGCGTCTCGACCGGATTCGTCGGCACACCGCTCGTCACCGACGCCCTCACCCTCGCCGGTCACATCGACGTCGCCTACCGCCTGCTGCTGCAGACCGAGAACCCGTCGTGGCTCTACTCGGTCACCATGGGGGCGACAACGATCTGGGAGCGCTGGGACTCGATGCTGCCCGACGGCACCATCAACCCGGGTCAGATGACGTCGTTCAACCACTACGCCTTCGGCGCGATCGCCGACTGGCTGCACCGCGTCGTCGCCGGTCTCGCGATCGAGGACGCCGGTTACGAGCGCGTTCTCGTCGAGCCCCGCCCCACGTCGCACCTCGATCACGCCGAGGCACGCCTCGACGGGCCGCGCGGCCTCATCGCCACGGGCTGGGCCCGCGAGCAGGATGGGCGTGTGCGCGTGCACGCGGAGATTCCCGTCGGCTCGGCCGCGACCGTCATCCTGCCCGACGGCCGTCGCTTCGACGTCGGCCACGGTCGGCACGACTGGGTGAGCGCGGACCCCTCCGCCCCCGCGGAGCCCGCGACGATCGCCGACGTGCTCGACGACCCCGAGCTCTGGGCCGCGGTCGTCGACGTCGTCGTGACCGCGGGAGCCGTCGCCGACGCGGCCGCTCTCGCCGCTCGACTCGGCCGCCACCTCAGCGCTCCCATCGCCGATCTCGCGATCGAATCCGCTCCTCCCTTCAAGATTCACATCGCCGACGACCTGCGCCCCGGTCTCGATGCGATCCCCCGACTCCCGGCCCAGCGCGGCCGGTGAACCGCCACTCCCGGAAGGAGTCCCGATCGATGACCACCACGACGACTGCGAGGCCGCACGCGAGTCTCGCGCCGCTCGGCGCCACCGAGGTGCGCTGGGCGGGAGGCTTCTGGGGCGACACCCTCGAGCGCACCCGCGCGACGACCGTTCCGAGCATCTGGGCGTCGCTCGCCGACCCCGCCGTGAGCCCGGGATGGCGGAACTTCCGCATCGCCGCAGGCGAGGAGGAGGGCACGCACGCAGGCCCGCCGTTCCTCGACGGCGACCTGTACAAGTGGCTCGAGGCCGCGATCAGTCTGCTCGCGACGCAGCCCGATGCGGCCCTCGAGGCCCGCATCGACGAGATCATCGCGCTCCTCGCCTCCATCCAGCGCGAGGACGGCTACCTCCACACCGCCGTGCTCATCGACGCGCGCAACGGCGTCCCCGCGAACCCGCTGCAGGACCGCTTCAACTTCGAGACGTACAACCTCGGCCACCTCATCACGGCCGGTGTGCGCCACTTCCGCGTGACCGGCCGCACCGACCTGCTCGACGTCGCCGAGCGCGCCGCAGGCTTCCTGCAGGGCCTCGCCGACGACCACCCCGTGCAGCTCGCGGCGAGCGCCATCTGCCCCTCGCACTACATGGGCGTCGTCGACCTCTACCGCGCGACCGGCAACGAATCGTACCTGCGTCTCTCGGAGGCGTTCCTGCGGGTGCGCGACGAGTTCGACGGCGGAGACGACAACCAGGACCGCATCCCCGTGCGCGAGCAGCGCGTCGCCGCGGGCCACGCCGTGCGCGCCAACTACCTCTACGCGGGCCTCGCCGACCTCGTCGCCGAGACGGGCGACGCCGAACTCGGTGCCGTGCTCGGCGGCCTGTGGGACGACGTCGTCGACACGAAGCTCTACCTCACGGGCGGCTGCGGCGCCCTCTACGACGGAGCCTCCCCCGACGGATACCCCTGGCAGGGCGAGCTCAGCCGCGTGCACCAGGCCTACGGCCGTGCGTACCAGCTGCCCAACACGACCGCCCACAACGAGACGTGCGCGAACATCGGCATGATCCTCTGGAGCGAGCGCATGCTCGCGCTCACGGGCGACGCGAAGTACGCCGACGTCATCGAGCGCATCGCGTTCAACAGCTTCCTGTCGGGCATCGACCTCGACGGCGACGCGTACTTCTACACGAACCCGCTCCGTCAGGTGCGCGACCTCCCCTACCCCCTGCGT harbors:
- a CDS encoding glycoside hydrolase family 127 protein, translated to MTTTTTARPHASLAPLGATEVRWAGGFWGDTLERTRATTVPSIWASLADPAVSPGWRNFRIAAGEEEGTHAGPPFLDGDLYKWLEAAISLLATQPDAALEARIDEIIALLASIQREDGYLHTAVLIDARNGVPANPLQDRFNFETYNLGHLITAGVRHFRVTGRTDLLDVAERAAGFLQGLADDHPVQLAASAICPSHYMGVVDLYRATGNESYLRLSEAFLRVRDEFDGGDDNQDRIPVREQRVAAGHAVRANYLYAGLADLVAETGDAELGAVLGGLWDDVVDTKLYLTGGCGALYDGASPDGYPWQGELSRVHQAYGRAYQLPNTTAHNETCANIGMILWSERMLALTGDAKYADVIERIAFNSFLSGIDLDGDAYFYTNPLRQVRDLPYPLRMPGETALDPVPAPPPSDERLRTEYLSVFCCPPNVARTLAQFHERAMAVTEGTLWVHQYGSAEASVDLGAGRTLRVRETTDYPWDETIAFEVLEATGVAAIRLRIPGWSSGATITVNGEPVEVSEPGTYTSVEREWSAGDRLNLTLPMPVRMLRANRLAEEVTNQVALQRGPLVYALESHDAPGAALENIALRRGTAFSPVDIEQGGRRLVAIDAEAVVLPDAGDDLYSDIDDAAVQTTPIRLIPYFAWGNRGASEMSVWLPVVW